From one Pontibacillus sp. HMF3514 genomic stretch:
- a CDS encoding DNRLRE domain-containing protein yields MKKWIRLRLMVAFTLLIPLLFFNGFSPDDGYAASSLTFTSHSSGDNLPVGTVRISGSYSDVSNIQLILDGMKVSQAQMLPDANQTHSGNWYYDLDTRPYDGEIEIVARGMNTLTRYTSWSEPILLSVDNKKANIPAVTIIDPETNTTIKKHKKVTIAASGKNLIEAVYIRINGNEWIAVQNQNHNNYSHQLKLPIDKDKTYSLEAKAVDSIGNTGYSSTVYVKTGEGRPSSTNFEKQDRAMWIWENASYNLIFNEGSRKVLDAMAKDTTTFNQDPITTLYLGVDEYFGVDMLEDERDRVRDFLSWAHDNGYKVHALIAGGTNPPHFGAFERYHDVALKEVENIINYNLSSNQDEQFDGVNIDIEPYIASQFKTEKPSLQLQYLNLLEKMMNLKKVSDSSLLIGAAIPNWYDSSQYAEAITWGPKLEEGPEQTKWLSQHIQDILDYISIMDYRDFAEGSNGIIERARDEIEYAEAIGKPNSVVIGVETKDIADGGDPELISFREEGRTYMEAELDKVYASMNGYSSFGGIALHHYDTIRYLPSEWSSDGVLWQPPHDTEPPTMVDRQPNASTNSYQSILLDYGRAYDNYEVEHYNIYRGLTADFTPNESNLAGSSRRLSFVDSGLMADTTYYYKVAAVDVRGNIGPISSVTTTTTYSSNLKPMIIGEASITYENGKAHVSLQIIDQKTNSPVIANISGRFEYLSGKVVSGTTDENGEITFTSESFGINKGKIGFKVNSIAANEYYWASASDVPYNLSTTWSLESVSASQDAHVRSDSYGDTNYGDATILKVKGLEATIQNYDRISFIQFSNNQSSLTDTKNVILKIYVDRGISDPDVPSVPVSVYGAQNASWDENKITWNTQPDPQTFTKLGQIDISGAGWYQIDVTAWVSQLENIDTLSFRLSDEALKDRLVPIHSKENDNPAVLEIKK; encoded by the coding sequence ATGAAAAAATGGATACGACTTAGGCTGATGGTTGCTTTTACGTTGCTTATTCCTCTTTTATTCTTCAACGGTTTCAGCCCTGATGATGGGTATGCCGCATCTTCTTTAACCTTTACATCACATAGTAGTGGAGACAATTTACCAGTAGGGACTGTTCGAATTTCAGGGTCTTATTCAGATGTATCAAACATTCAACTCATTCTTGACGGTATGAAGGTTTCACAAGCTCAAATGCTTCCTGATGCAAATCAAACGCATTCAGGTAATTGGTACTATGATTTAGATACGCGTCCTTATGATGGTGAAATTGAAATTGTAGCAAGAGGCATGAATACCCTAACAAGATATACCTCCTGGTCTGAACCAATCCTTCTATCAGTGGATAATAAAAAAGCGAACATTCCTGCTGTTACAATCATTGATCCAGAAACCAATACAACAATAAAAAAACATAAGAAGGTTACCATCGCTGCCTCTGGAAAAAATCTGATTGAAGCGGTCTACATTCGTATTAACGGAAATGAATGGATTGCTGTTCAAAATCAAAACCATAATAACTACTCTCATCAACTTAAACTCCCTATTGATAAAGACAAGACATATAGTTTAGAAGCGAAAGCTGTAGATTCTATCGGGAATACAGGTTATAGTTCGACAGTTTATGTGAAAACAGGGGAAGGAAGACCATCCTCTACGAATTTTGAAAAACAAGACCGTGCGATGTGGATTTGGGAAAATGCATCTTACAATTTAATTTTCAATGAAGGGTCTCGAAAGGTATTAGATGCTATGGCTAAAGATACCACAACTTTTAACCAGGACCCCATTACAACGTTATATTTAGGAGTAGATGAGTACTTCGGTGTTGATATGCTAGAGGACGAAAGAGATCGAGTTAGGGACTTCCTCTCATGGGCCCATGACAATGGCTATAAAGTTCACGCGCTAATTGCTGGAGGCACCAATCCACCTCACTTTGGAGCATTTGAAAGATACCATGATGTTGCACTAAAAGAAGTTGAAAATATTATAAACTATAACCTCTCTTCCAATCAGGATGAACAATTTGATGGGGTGAATATTGATATAGAGCCCTATATTGCCTCTCAATTTAAGACAGAAAAACCTTCCTTGCAGCTTCAATATTTAAATTTATTAGAGAAAATGATGAACCTGAAAAAAGTTTCGGATTCAAGTTTGTTAATTGGAGCAGCCATTCCAAACTGGTATGACAGCTCGCAATACGCTGAAGCCATTACATGGGGACCAAAACTTGAAGAAGGACCAGAGCAAACAAAATGGCTATCTCAACATATCCAGGATATCCTGGATTACATTTCGATCATGGATTATCGCGATTTTGCAGAAGGGTCAAACGGCATTATTGAAAGAGCTCGAGATGAAATCGAATATGCTGAAGCGATCGGTAAACCAAACTCTGTTGTAATTGGAGTCGAAACGAAGGACATTGCCGATGGAGGAGACCCAGAGCTCATTTCGTTCAGAGAAGAAGGCAGAACCTACATGGAAGCGGAACTGGATAAAGTATATGCCTCCATGAATGGTTATAGCTCCTTTGGAGGGATCGCTCTGCATCATTATGACACGATCCGTTACTTACCATCCGAATGGAGTAGTGATGGAGTGTTATGGCAACCGCCACATGATACTGAGCCTCCAACCATGGTGGATCGTCAACCAAATGCCTCAACCAATAGTTATCAATCTATTCTTTTAGACTACGGGAGAGCTTATGACAATTACGAAGTTGAACACTATAACATTTATCGTGGCCTTACCGCTGATTTTACTCCTAATGAGAGTAACTTAGCTGGATCTAGTAGAAGGTTATCTTTTGTAGACAGCGGTTTGATGGCAGACACAACCTATTATTACAAAGTGGCAGCTGTAGATGTAAGAGGGAATATTGGCCCGATTTCATCCGTTACCACTACTACGACATATTCATCAAACTTAAAACCAATGATTATCGGAGAAGCTTCTATAACCTATGAAAATGGGAAAGCACATGTCTCATTACAAATCATTGATCAAAAGACGAATTCTCCTGTAATAGCGAACATAAGCGGTCGTTTTGAGTATCTGAGCGGCAAAGTTGTTAGTGGTACAACTGATGAGAACGGGGAGATTACGTTTACATCAGAGTCTTTTGGTATAAACAAAGGCAAAATTGGGTTCAAAGTGAATTCGATTGCTGCGAATGAGTATTATTGGGCTTCAGCTAGTGATGTTCCATATAATCTTTCCACAACATGGTCCCTTGAAAGTGTTTCTGCAAGCCAAGACGCTCATGTTCGAAGTGATTCATATGGAGATACGAACTACGGTGATGCAACGATATTAAAAGTAAAGGGACTAGAAGCAACGATACAGAACTATGATCGAATAAGTTTTATCCAGTTTTCGAATAACCAATCATCCTTAACGGATACAAAAAATGTGATCCTTAAAATTTACGTAGATCGTGGTATTAGTGATCCTGACGTCCCAAGTGTTCCCGTCTCCGTCTATGGGGCTCAGAATGCCTCATGGGATGAGAATAAGATAACGTGGAATACACAGCCAGACCCACAAACGTTTACAAAATTAGGGCAGATCGATATTTCTGGAGCTGGTTGGTATCAAATCGATGTTACAGCATGGGTCTCTCAATTAGAAAATATTGATACCCTTAGCTTCCGTTTATCAGATGAAGCTCTTAAAGATCGATTAGTTCCAATTCATAGTAAAGAAAATGATAACCCGGCAGTACTAGAAATCAAAAAATAA
- a CDS encoding dihydrodipicolinate synthase family protein has translation MDTRLSKEKWTLLQEGTVIPAHPLALTKSKKLDEMRQRALTRYYMDSGAGGIAVGVHTTQFEIRDPEIDLYKKVLKMAIEEVEHANLDRPFLKIAGICGPTDQALSEATFAKDIGYDFGLVSMGGLDLSESEHLERVKQIAKVIPVFGFYLQPSVGGRTFSYEFWEQFAEIEGVCAIKMAPFNRYQTLDVVKAVCHSSRCNEIALYTGNDDNIVVDLLTKYEFSIDGELVQKPIVGGLLGHWAVWTSKAVEQFEELRKVRNHLVLPTTLLTTATQVTDSNAALFDAAHQFKGCIAGINEVLRRQGLLSENTCLSDHDVLSLNQSEEIDRIYVQYPHLTDDDFVEANLQKWLSKQSSVQ, from the coding sequence GTGGATACACGTTTATCAAAAGAGAAATGGACATTGCTTCAAGAAGGAACGGTTATTCCTGCTCACCCCTTAGCTTTGACGAAGAGTAAAAAATTAGATGAAATGAGGCAACGCGCATTAACTAGATATTATATGGATAGTGGAGCGGGAGGAATAGCCGTAGGTGTACACACCACACAATTTGAAATACGAGATCCCGAAATAGATTTATATAAAAAGGTTCTAAAAATGGCTATCGAAGAAGTAGAGCATGCCAATCTAGATCGACCTTTTTTGAAAATAGCAGGTATTTGTGGGCCAACCGATCAGGCGCTTTCAGAAGCTACTTTTGCTAAAGACATCGGGTATGATTTTGGACTTGTTAGTATGGGAGGACTAGATTTATCAGAGAGCGAGCATCTGGAACGCGTTAAACAGATCGCCAAGGTCATCCCCGTATTTGGATTCTATCTCCAACCATCTGTAGGTGGCAGAACGTTTAGCTATGAATTCTGGGAACAATTTGCTGAAATCGAGGGTGTTTGCGCAATCAAAATGGCACCTTTTAACCGCTATCAAACTCTTGATGTTGTAAAGGCAGTGTGTCACTCGAGCCGTTGTAATGAAATCGCTCTTTATACAGGCAATGATGACAATATTGTCGTAGACCTGCTGACTAAATATGAATTTTCTATAGATGGTGAACTTGTCCAAAAGCCTATTGTAGGTGGGTTGCTAGGTCACTGGGCTGTGTGGACATCAAAAGCTGTAGAACAATTTGAGGAATTAAGAAAAGTACGTAATCACCTGGTTCTACCCACAACGTTACTGACTACAGCTACTCAAGTTACCGATAGTAATGCCGCTCTCTTTGACGCTGCTCATCAATTTAAAGGGTGTATAGCAGGTATCAATGAAGTGTTAAGAAGGCAAGGTCTTCTTTCAGAAAACACGTGTCTAAGTGATCATGATGTCTTAAGCCTTAACCAATCAGAAGAAATCGACCGCATATATGTCCAGTACCCACATCTTACGGATGACGATTTTGTGGAAGCAAACTTACAAAAGTGGCTATCAAAACAATCTAGTGTTCAGTAG
- a CDS encoding NAD(P)-dependent oxidoreductase → MKNILDLEQKMCEPSVSLIRDLSLLDGDIMILGVGGKMGPTLAKLAKNAVNASQNPKRIYAVSRFSKGSLQSELEGCGVETIAADLMDDQQLKELPDVKNIIYMVGHKFGTTGNEHFTWAMNAYLPGRVAERFKNSRIVSFSTGNVYPLSPIVNGGVSEEHPTGPIGEYAQSCLGRERVFTYFSHKYNIPQLHFRLNYAIDLRYGVLLEIAKAVKEGKPVDVTMGHANVIWQGDANEMAIRSLLYCSSPPETLNVTGPETMSIRWAAERFGELLNTKPYIIGKEQDTALLSNASKAHKLFGYPSVTIREMIEWTAEWIENDGEVINKPTHFQEREGKF, encoded by the coding sequence TTGAAAAACATTCTAGATTTAGAACAAAAAATGTGTGAACCATCTGTTAGTTTAATTCGAGATCTGTCCTTATTGGATGGAGATATTATGATATTAGGGGTAGGAGGAAAAATGGGTCCTACCTTAGCTAAACTTGCTAAAAATGCGGTAAATGCATCTCAAAATCCAAAGAGGATCTATGCTGTCTCCAGGTTTTCAAAAGGTTCACTCCAAAGTGAGCTTGAAGGGTGTGGCGTTGAGACCATTGCTGCAGATCTAATGGACGACCAACAGCTAAAAGAATTGCCTGATGTGAAAAATATCATTTATATGGTGGGCCACAAATTCGGTACCACGGGGAATGAACATTTTACTTGGGCGATGAACGCTTACTTACCTGGCCGTGTTGCAGAGAGATTTAAAAACTCTCGCATCGTATCGTTCTCAACGGGAAATGTCTATCCTCTTTCTCCGATTGTCAATGGAGGGGTTTCAGAAGAACATCCTACAGGTCCTATTGGCGAGTATGCTCAGTCGTGCCTCGGTCGCGAACGTGTGTTTACCTATTTCTCTCACAAGTACAACATTCCACAACTCCATTTTCGTTTAAATTATGCAATTGATCTTCGTTATGGCGTACTACTTGAAATTGCTAAAGCCGTCAAAGAAGGAAAACCGGTTGACGTTACGATGGGGCATGCGAATGTCATTTGGCAAGGAGATGCCAATGAAATGGCCATCCGTTCTTTACTGTATTGTAGCTCTCCACCAGAAACACTCAATGTCACAGGCCCAGAAACGATGTCCATTCGTTGGGCTGCTGAAAGATTTGGAGAGTTATTGAATACGAAACCTTATATTATTGGAAAAGAACAAGATACTGCTTTGTTGAGTAATGCATCGAAAGCACATAAACTCTTTGGATATCCAAGCGTTACGATTCGAGAGATGATTGAGTGGACAGCTGAATGGATAGAAAACGATGGGGAAGTAATTAACAAACCTACCCACTTCCAAGAGAGGGAGGGGAAGTTTTAA